The following are encoded together in the Streptomyces sp. NBC_01465 genome:
- a CDS encoding immune inhibitor A domain-containing protein, whose amino-acid sequence MTTKRRALRSTAVLITLAATAATGTAFSAAQADTKAPTGIDRQDPSTSSGQKDDLDGPFSKQQDKERQAALEQVISGSKQVQQRGASKVVKLDDKKYVELGREKTDKIFTILAEFGTQVDDTTMFDPDGTGPAPAVKKYGGAPGPAHNEIAAPDRAKDNSTAWQADYNQKHFSDLYFGTGKGVNSLKTYYEKTSSGRYSVDGEVSAWVKVPYNEARYGSNYCGASNCANVMDLVRDGVTAYAADQKAAGKTDAEIKADLAQYDQWDRYDYDGDGNFNEPDGYIDHFQIVHAGEDESAGGGVQGGDALWAHRSYAYGTGAGKTGPDNNKAGGTQIGSTGIWVGDYTMQPENGGLGVFAHEYGHDLGLPDLYDTTNTAENSVGFWSLMSAGSWLGTASNAIGNLPGDMTAWDKLQLGWLDYDKAKAATKSTHKLGVSEYNTKNPQALVVSLPDKAVTTTVVKPAEGSKQWWSGMGDNLNNTLTRSVDLTGKTSASLDLSGWWDIEKDYDYLYTEVSTDGGANWTPIDGTADGAQITRDGSDQPALTDVSGAYKKLSYPLNAYAGKKIDVRFRYTSDGGVAQKGFAADSITVTADGAALFTDNAEGDDNGWTAKGFSRIGESFTNDYPQYYIAENRQYVSYDQTLKVGPYNFGFASTRPDWVEYYSYRPGLVIWQWDTSQADNNVSAHPGQGLILPIDAHAKPLKWSDGTVLRNKIQPFDAAFSWYPVPGFTLHKADVATKFKAQLGVPVFDDHKGTYWYEENKTGSVQVTDTNTRISIVQQPLSGSTITVQVGASHR is encoded by the coding sequence GTGACCACGAAGAGACGGGCGTTGCGATCCACCGCCGTCCTCATCACTCTCGCGGCGACTGCCGCGACCGGGACGGCGTTCAGCGCGGCGCAGGCCGACACCAAGGCTCCGACGGGCATCGACCGCCAGGACCCGAGCACGTCGAGCGGCCAGAAGGACGACCTCGACGGCCCGTTCAGCAAGCAGCAGGACAAGGAGCGCCAGGCCGCGCTCGAGCAGGTCATATCCGGCTCGAAGCAGGTCCAGCAGCGCGGTGCCTCCAAGGTCGTCAAGCTCGACGACAAGAAGTACGTCGAGCTCGGCCGGGAGAAGACCGACAAGATCTTCACGATCCTCGCCGAGTTCGGCACCCAGGTCGACGACACCACGATGTTCGACCCGGACGGCACCGGCCCGGCGCCTGCCGTGAAGAAGTACGGCGGCGCCCCCGGCCCCGCGCACAACGAGATAGCCGCGCCGGACCGTGCGAAGGACAACAGCACGGCCTGGCAGGCGGACTACAACCAGAAGCACTTCTCCGACCTGTACTTCGGTACGGGCAAGGGCGTCAACTCCCTCAAGACCTACTACGAGAAGACCTCGTCCGGCCGCTACTCGGTCGACGGCGAAGTCTCCGCGTGGGTCAAGGTCCCGTACAACGAGGCCCGTTACGGCTCCAACTACTGCGGCGCCAGCAACTGCGCCAACGTGATGGACCTGGTCCGCGACGGCGTCACCGCGTACGCCGCCGACCAGAAGGCGGCCGGCAAGACCGACGCCGAGATCAAGGCGGACCTCGCCCAGTACGACCAGTGGGACCGCTACGACTACGACGGCGACGGCAACTTCAACGAGCCCGACGGTTACATCGACCACTTCCAGATCGTGCACGCCGGCGAGGACGAGTCCGCAGGCGGCGGCGTCCAGGGCGGCGACGCACTCTGGGCACACCGCAGCTACGCCTACGGCACCGGCGCCGGCAAGACCGGCCCGGACAACAACAAGGCCGGCGGCACGCAGATCGGCTCCACCGGCATCTGGGTCGGCGACTACACGATGCAGCCGGAGAACGGCGGCCTCGGCGTCTTCGCGCACGAGTACGGCCACGACCTGGGCCTCCCGGACCTGTACGACACCACCAACACCGCCGAGAACTCGGTCGGTTTCTGGTCCCTGATGTCGGCGGGCTCCTGGCTGGGCACGGCCTCCAACGCGATCGGCAACCTGCCGGGCGACATGACCGCCTGGGACAAGCTGCAGCTGGGCTGGCTCGACTACGACAAGGCCAAGGCGGCCACCAAGTCGACGCACAAGCTGGGTGTTTCGGAGTACAACACCAAGAACCCGCAGGCGCTCGTCGTCTCGCTGCCCGACAAGGCAGTCACCACCACCGTCGTGAAGCCCGCCGAGGGCTCCAAGCAGTGGTGGAGCGGCATGGGTGACAACCTCAACAACACCCTGACGCGCTCCGTCGACCTGACCGGCAAGACGTCCGCCTCGCTGGACCTCTCGGGCTGGTGGGACATCGAGAAGGATTACGACTACCTCTACACCGAGGTCTCCACGGACGGCGGCGCCAACTGGACGCCGATCGACGGCACCGCGGACGGCGCGCAGATCACGCGTGACGGCAGCGACCAGCCGGCCCTGACCGACGTCTCGGGCGCGTACAAGAAGCTCTCGTACCCGCTGAACGCCTACGCCGGCAAGAAGATCGACGTCCGCTTCCGCTACACCTCGGACGGCGGTGTCGCGCAGAAGGGCTTCGCGGCCGACTCGATCACGGTCACCGCGGACGGTGCGGCGCTCTTCACGGACAACGCCGAGGGCGACGACAACGGCTGGACCGCGAAGGGCTTTTCGCGGATCGGTGAGTCGTTCACCAACGACTACCCGCAGTACTACATCGCGGAGAACCGCCAGTACGTGTCCTACGACCAGACGCTGAAGGTCGGCCCGTACAACTTCGGCTTCGCCTCGACCCGTCCGGACTGGGTCGAGTACTACTCGTACCGTCCCGGTCTGGTCATCTGGCAGTGGGACACCTCGCAGGCGGACAACAACGTCAGCGCCCACCCCGGCCAGGGTCTGATCCTGCCGATCGACGCGCACGCCAAGCCGCTGAAGTGGTCGGACGGCACGGTGCTCCGCAACAAGATCCAGCCCTTCGACGCCGCGTTCAGCTGGTACCCGGTCCCGGGCTTCACGCTGCACAAGGCGGACGTCGCGACCAAGTTCAAGGCGCAGCTGGGCGTCCCGGTCTTCGACGACCACAAGGGCACCTACTGGTACGAGGAGAACAAGACGGGAAGCGTGCAGGTTACTGACACGAACACCCGGATCTCGATCGTCCAGCAGCCGCTGAGTGGCTCGACGATCACCGTCCAGGTGGGTGCGTCGCACCGCTAG